In a single window of the Rhodopirellula bahusiensis genome:
- a CDS encoding ribulokinase, with protein MPVIALGLDFGTESVRAILVDSDGREVGSAVHAFEHGQILDALPGSTESLPERFALQCPADWIESAAIATKQALAAAGLNGDEIVGIGVDFTSCTMLPAKHDGTPLCELDSLKSRPLAWPKLWKHHGALDQADRMTAIAKERDESFLKRYGGVIGLEWFFPKMLETIEQDPEVAEAAEVWLEAGDWLVWQLVGGDSKSLVRSTCQAGYKAMWSADEGYPSQDYFDAVHPKLAEAVAHRMPGEMLSPGQVAGQLTDAMATQFGLPTGVPVSAAIIDAHAGVPGVGAAEPGTLVMVLGTSSCHMLNATKMVEMPGVAGVVEGGILPGLFGYETGQAAVGDAFAWLLKLLNRESFDDLAKDAMSLPPGAEGVACLDWLNGCRTPLMDGSVRGAFTGLGMQHGPAHLYLALMEASAFGVRWIVEMLRHGSADQSSSSSVDAGVPIDRIIATGGLPHHNRAFVEVYADVLGMPIEIHPSTQGPAVGAAVLGMVAAGPEKTPFASIAEAASAMAAVPEDQCDLILHRSERTQAYEPLYDRYRQLADAVAQQRI; from the coding sequence ATGCCTGTCATCGCTCTAGGTCTCGATTTCGGAACGGAATCCGTTCGTGCCATCCTGGTGGATTCGGATGGACGCGAGGTGGGTTCCGCGGTCCATGCGTTTGAGCACGGGCAAATCCTGGACGCTTTGCCCGGCAGTACCGAATCTCTGCCGGAGCGTTTTGCATTGCAGTGCCCGGCCGACTGGATTGAATCAGCGGCAATTGCAACCAAACAGGCGTTGGCCGCTGCGGGACTGAATGGCGACGAGATCGTTGGCATTGGTGTCGACTTCACAAGTTGCACGATGTTGCCGGCCAAACATGATGGAACTCCGCTGTGTGAATTGGATTCGTTGAAGTCGCGTCCATTGGCTTGGCCAAAATTATGGAAGCATCACGGCGCTTTGGATCAAGCGGATCGGATGACGGCGATCGCGAAAGAGCGGGACGAGTCGTTCTTGAAGCGTTATGGCGGCGTGATTGGTTTGGAATGGTTCTTTCCTAAGATGCTGGAGACGATCGAACAAGATCCGGAGGTAGCGGAAGCCGCCGAGGTTTGGTTGGAAGCGGGTGACTGGCTCGTTTGGCAGCTTGTCGGTGGTGACAGCAAGTCCTTGGTTCGATCGACTTGCCAGGCCGGTTACAAAGCGATGTGGTCGGCGGACGAAGGCTATCCCTCGCAAGACTATTTCGATGCTGTTCATCCGAAACTGGCCGAAGCGGTTGCTCATCGAATGCCCGGCGAAATGCTTTCACCGGGGCAGGTTGCGGGGCAATTGACGGACGCGATGGCAACGCAGTTTGGATTGCCAACGGGCGTTCCTGTTTCGGCCGCGATCATCGATGCACATGCGGGTGTGCCGGGTGTGGGTGCCGCGGAACCAGGGACGTTGGTGATGGTGCTGGGGACCAGCAGTTGTCACATGCTCAACGCCACAAAAATGGTGGAAATGCCCGGGGTGGCTGGAGTCGTGGAAGGCGGGATTTTGCCGGGGCTGTTCGGATATGAAACGGGGCAAGCGGCGGTTGGTGATGCGTTCGCTTGGTTGTTGAAACTGCTGAACCGCGAATCGTTCGACGACTTGGCGAAGGACGCGATGAGTCTGCCGCCCGGTGCGGAGGGCGTCGCGTGCTTGGATTGGCTGAATGGTTGCCGAACGCCGTTGATGGATGGTTCCGTTCGCGGGGCGTTCACAGGGCTGGGGATGCAGCACGGGCCCGCTCACTTGTACCTGGCGTTGATGGAAGCGTCCGCATTCGGTGTGCGTTGGATCGTGGAAATGCTACGTCATGGTTCCGCTGACCAATCATCGTCGAGTTCCGTCGACGCGGGAGTTCCCATTGACCGTATCATCGCGACGGGCGGGCTGCCGCATCACAACCGAGCCTTCGTCGAAGTGTATGCGGATGTGCTGGGGATGCCGATTGAGATTCATCCTTCGACACAAGGGCCTGCGGTCGGGGCGGCTGTCTTGGGAATGGTCGCGGCGGGACCTGAGAAGACACCCTTTGCCAGCATCGCCGAAGCTGCATCTGCGATGGCGGCCGTGCCCGAAGATCAATGCGATCTGATTTTGCACCGGTCGGAACGAACGCAAGCTTACGAACCGCTGTACGATCGCTATCGGCAGTTGGCCGACGCGGTCGCTCAACAACGAATCTAA
- a CDS encoding FG-GAP repeat domain-containing protein, producing the protein MSIYRRTSKPIALAFGLGSMLLAHAGQQLHAEESPKLVPLNYNHAGLEVDLGVGLWAYPLPMDYDGDGDLDLLVGCPDKPSNGTYFFENSTQDPNVTMPVFEAPVRLGLGFHNMLASEVNGEARILTPGRYFAQDPSTGKFDFDKPTGIPAPKKPLTTPGTRIRGNMWRYVDYDGDGDHDLVAGVGDWAGLGWDHAYDETGAWHNGPLHGYLFLMSNAGNDSDPDYDDPEMILAGDEAIDVYGWPCASFVDFDGDDDLDIVVGNFLDYFTYFENVGSREKPRYQTGKELQNADGERLTMHLQMITPTAIDWDRDGDADLIVGDEDGRVAFIENTGELRDGRPVFEDPVYFRQKADTLKFGALATPYISDWDQDGDDDIVCGNTAGNIGWFENLGDGADGLPKWAEPVLLNVRNSDGTEEPFRILAGDNGSIQGPCEAKWGYTTLSLADWDGDGDDDIVYNSILAEVGVLLNESGTLVEQELSSAPVESPPAWYPWKSATKSSLTQWRTTPVAVDFDGDDELDLVLMDQEGYLTLRRSVGEAERLFVDESGHPIRLAAGTAGRSGRVKVAVGDWDSDGRLDILINSENVTWYRNVADQDGKVVLKRIGNLARRNVAGHTASPAICDFNRDGKLDLIVGSENGRIYHIFHDDCISFSDAELAGNVQFRQASPAKPVDPKVDRDDAITFDSTRGRIAAWIEPNKDSAKPDLVRYRYHDGIKWSGPITVLWEPTASGKAECSKLRFDESSEDDRIVLTFRARADGKSQTVSKISYDRGRSFRDAK; encoded by the coding sequence ATGAGTATTTACAGACGGACGTCGAAACCGATTGCGTTGGCATTTGGATTGGGAAGCATGTTGTTGGCTCATGCTGGCCAACAACTTCACGCCGAAGAGAGTCCCAAGTTGGTTCCGCTGAACTACAACCATGCGGGCTTGGAAGTGGACTTGGGAGTTGGGCTTTGGGCGTATCCGCTGCCGATGGATTATGACGGCGATGGCGATTTGGATTTGTTGGTCGGTTGCCCAGACAAACCTTCCAACGGCACGTACTTCTTCGAGAATTCAACTCAGGATCCAAACGTCACAATGCCGGTGTTTGAAGCACCTGTTCGTCTTGGTCTTGGGTTCCACAATATGTTGGCGAGTGAAGTCAACGGAGAGGCCAGGATTTTGACGCCCGGCAGGTACTTCGCTCAGGATCCGTCGACCGGGAAGTTTGATTTTGACAAGCCCACGGGCATCCCCGCTCCTAAGAAACCACTGACGACGCCGGGAACCCGTATTCGCGGCAACATGTGGCGGTACGTCGACTACGACGGTGACGGTGATCACGACTTGGTGGCCGGCGTCGGGGATTGGGCCGGTCTGGGTTGGGATCACGCCTACGACGAAACCGGCGCGTGGCACAATGGACCGTTGCATGGCTATCTGTTTTTGATGAGCAATGCCGGGAACGATTCCGATCCCGACTACGACGATCCCGAAATGATTCTCGCTGGTGACGAAGCCATCGACGTTTATGGCTGGCCTTGTGCAAGTTTTGTTGACTTCGATGGCGACGATGACCTGGACATCGTTGTCGGTAATTTCTTGGACTACTTCACGTACTTCGAGAACGTTGGCTCCCGAGAGAAGCCTCGCTATCAAACCGGCAAAGAGCTGCAGAATGCTGATGGCGAACGGCTGACGATGCATTTGCAGATGATCACGCCCACGGCGATTGATTGGGATCGCGATGGCGATGCTGACTTGATCGTCGGTGATGAAGACGGTCGCGTGGCATTCATCGAAAACACAGGCGAACTTCGCGATGGGCGGCCTGTGTTTGAAGACCCGGTTTACTTCCGTCAGAAAGCGGACACGTTGAAGTTTGGCGCTCTCGCAACGCCCTATATCTCGGACTGGGATCAAGACGGTGATGACGACATCGTTTGCGGCAACACCGCTGGCAACATCGGTTGGTTTGAAAACCTGGGCGATGGAGCGGATGGATTGCCGAAGTGGGCGGAACCCGTTTTGCTGAACGTTCGGAACTCGGACGGAACGGAAGAGCCTTTTCGAATCTTGGCCGGCGACAATGGTTCCATTCAAGGGCCGTGCGAAGCCAAGTGGGGCTACACGACGTTGTCGCTCGCGGATTGGGATGGTGATGGTGACGACGACATCGTTTACAACTCGATTTTGGCTGAAGTGGGTGTGCTGCTGAATGAATCAGGCACTCTGGTAGAGCAGGAGTTGAGCTCGGCTCCGGTCGAAAGTCCGCCCGCTTGGTACCCGTGGAAGTCTGCCACAAAGAGTTCGTTGACCCAGTGGCGAACAACACCTGTTGCGGTTGATTTTGATGGCGACGACGAACTCGATTTGGTGCTGATGGACCAAGAAGGCTATCTGACACTTCGTCGGTCGGTCGGTGAGGCCGAGCGATTATTTGTCGATGAATCCGGGCATCCAATTCGATTGGCGGCGGGGACCGCGGGGCGATCTGGACGCGTCAAGGTCGCTGTCGGTGACTGGGATTCCGATGGACGATTGGACATCCTGATCAATTCTGAAAACGTGACTTGGTACCGCAACGTGGCCGACCAGGACGGCAAAGTGGTGCTGAAACGCATCGGCAATTTGGCTCGCCGCAATGTTGCCGGTCACACCGCCAGTCCCGCGATTTGCGACTTCAATCGAGATGGGAAGTTGGATCTGATTGTCGGCAGCGAGAATGGTCGCATCTACCACATCTTTCATGACGATTGCATTTCGTTTTCGGATGCGGAGTTGGCTGGGAATGTTCAGTTTCGACAAGCATCGCCGGCCAAACCGGTTGATCCCAAAGTCGATCGCGACGATGCGATCACGTTTGATTCCACCCGAGGACGCATTGCTGCTTGGATCGAGCCGAACAAAGATTCGGCGAAGCCTGACCTGGTGCGATATCGCTATCATGACGGCATCAAATGGTCCGGCCCAATCACGGTTCTTTGGGAGCCAACCGCGTCAGGGAAAGCCGAGTGTTCGAAATTGCGGTTCGACGAGAGTAGCGAAGACGACCGAATCGTGTTGACGTTTCGCGCTCGGGCCGATGGCAAGTCGCAAACGGTTTCGAAGATCAGTTACGATCGAGGGCGTTCTTTTCGCGATGCGAAATGA
- a CDS encoding DUF3748 domain-containing protein gives MTRQLTFRQQQHHLTNTGVWSWDGCWIYYDIRSDENGSVFDGSRIERAHTKTGEVEVVYQAPRGASVGVVTASPTENKIAFIHGPEEPTPDWSYCAYHRRGVSVCPGDESSMRNLDARDVVDPFTPGALRGGSHVHVFDAKGEWISFTYEDHVLATNLANGQLNQRNVGVSIPVQSVSVPKSHRRNHDGDCFNVLVTQTHDRPEIGTDQISKAYEDAWVGMKGYQRPDGTTQDKALAFIGDVLIRNEESGDQESSNGAGSESSKQQFKTVPELFIVDLPRDCTVAGAEPLQGTATTRPVPPAGTVQRRLTRTADRVFPGLATDVRHWPRSKPDGSEIVFLIRDDNGVIQLGAVSPNGGSLRQVTDGNESVASAFSIHPGGEFAACVMGNSVCEVNLNDGHVETVAKGDGLFRCLSFAVVYSPDGNKIAFGGAVEDGERSFNQIFLTDSKQTS, from the coding sequence ATGACACGCCAGCTCACTTTTCGACAGCAACAACATCATCTCACCAACACCGGCGTGTGGTCGTGGGACGGATGCTGGATCTACTACGACATTCGCAGTGATGAGAACGGATCCGTGTTTGATGGTTCGCGAATCGAGCGAGCGCACACGAAGACGGGTGAAGTCGAGGTTGTATATCAGGCTCCGCGCGGCGCATCCGTCGGTGTTGTGACGGCCAGTCCCACCGAGAACAAAATCGCTTTCATTCACGGTCCGGAAGAGCCGACTCCTGATTGGAGCTACTGCGCCTATCACCGCCGTGGTGTCTCGGTGTGTCCTGGTGACGAGTCATCGATGCGAAACCTGGACGCTCGTGATGTGGTGGACCCATTCACTCCGGGAGCACTTCGCGGCGGAAGTCACGTGCATGTGTTTGATGCCAAGGGCGAATGGATCAGTTTCACCTACGAAGATCACGTGTTGGCGACAAATTTGGCAAACGGGCAACTGAACCAACGCAATGTCGGTGTCTCGATCCCGGTTCAAAGTGTGTCGGTACCGAAGAGTCATCGCCGCAATCATGATGGGGATTGCTTTAACGTGCTGGTGACGCAAACGCACGATCGTCCGGAAATTGGCACCGACCAAATCAGCAAAGCCTATGAAGATGCCTGGGTGGGAATGAAAGGTTATCAGCGTCCCGATGGGACAACTCAGGACAAGGCATTGGCATTTATCGGCGACGTGTTGATTCGCAACGAAGAAAGTGGCGACCAAGAAAGTAGCAACGGAGCCGGGTCGGAATCTTCGAAGCAGCAATTCAAAACAGTTCCCGAGTTGTTCATCGTGGACTTGCCGCGGGACTGCACGGTCGCGGGAGCCGAACCATTGCAAGGCACAGCGACGACTCGTCCTGTGCCTCCCGCCGGAACCGTTCAGAGGCGTTTGACTCGAACCGCCGACCGCGTTTTTCCAGGTCTGGCCACCGACGTGCGTCATTGGCCGAGAAGCAAACCGGACGGCAGTGAAATCGTTTTCTTGATTCGAGATGACAACGGAGTGATTCAGCTTGGTGCGGTTTCACCCAACGGCGGATCGCTTCGGCAAGTCACCGATGGTAACGAATCGGTTGCTTCGGCCTTTTCGATTCATCCGGGCGGAGAGTTTGCCGCGTGTGTGATGGGTAACTCCGTTTGCGAAGTCAATTTGAACGACGGTCATGTGGAGACGGTGGCGAAAGGCGATGGTTTGTTTCGGTGTCTTTCTTTCGCCGTGGTTTACTCGCCTGATGGAAACAAGATTGCATTTGGGGGAGCCGTTGAAGATGGCGAGCGATCATTCAACCAGATTTTTCTGACGGACTCGAAGCAGACAAGCTAG
- a CDS encoding GntR family transcriptional regulator, translating to MTPGRHQVETHASRAYHHLRQKLISGEFKPGTRLLYGPIGKEIGVSATPVREAAGQLATEGMVELVPQIGAVVRSINEPEIQELYEVRNLIESFASARASERSTSEDIQLIAKEYNTMRELVERQKQTNSPEESQEIAYQFNQADHNFHLRIVEATGNHTLVRTSTQSNILTRVFGIWMHRQGADVMENTCNEHEKIFTAIQNGNAEAAHEAASNHILKGLQLSLQSFREA from the coding sequence ATGACTCCAGGGCGTCACCAAGTCGAAACGCACGCGAGCCGTGCCTATCACCATCTGCGTCAAAAACTGATCTCGGGCGAATTCAAGCCCGGCACCAGATTGCTGTATGGTCCCATCGGCAAAGAAATCGGCGTCTCGGCCACACCCGTTCGCGAAGCTGCCGGTCAACTCGCGACCGAAGGAATGGTCGAACTCGTTCCGCAAATCGGTGCGGTCGTGCGATCGATCAACGAACCAGAAATTCAAGAGCTTTACGAGGTTCGCAACCTGATCGAATCCTTCGCCTCCGCTCGTGCCTCCGAGCGATCGACGTCGGAAGACATTCAGCTGATCGCGAAAGAATACAACACCATGCGGGAGTTGGTGGAGCGTCAAAAGCAAACCAATTCGCCGGAAGAAAGCCAAGAGATCGCCTACCAATTCAATCAGGCGGACCACAACTTTCACTTGCGAATCGTCGAAGCGACCGGCAATCACACGCTCGTGCGAACCTCCACCCAGTCCAACATTTTGACTCGCGTGTTTGGAATCTGGATGCACCGACAAGGTGCCGACGTGATGGAAAACACCTGCAACGAGCACGAGAAGATCTTCACCGCCATTCAGAACGGGAATGCCGAGGCGGCGCACGAAGCGGCTTCGAATCACATTCTGAAGGGCCTTCAACTCTCGCTCCAATCTTTTCGCGAAGCCTGA